A single region of the Etheostoma cragini isolate CJK2018 chromosome 3, CSU_Ecrag_1.0, whole genome shotgun sequence genome encodes:
- the efhd1 gene encoding EF-hand domain-containing protein D1 — protein MASEELVRKLQSRLTTSQKAEPRPEPQQSPVRPKPQEADAACGDSSSELSAKLTRRQDINEGNAAPRLTRVFNPYTEFKEFSRKQIKDMEMMFKQYDTGKDGFIDLMELKLMMEKLGAPQTHLGLKNMIKEVDEDFDGKLSFREFLLIFRRAAAGELQEESGLMALARLSEINVSTEGVMGAKDFFEAKMQALSVGSKFEAEILEEKEERKRQEGEKRQRQAAFKQLQSAFCS, from the exons ATGGCATCTGAAGAGCTGGTTAGGAAGCTGCAGTCGCGGCTGACCACTTCGCAGAAGGCTGAGCCGAGGCCGGAGCCCCAACAGAGCCCGGTCCGACCCAAACCGCAGGAGGCCGATGCAGCCTGCGGCGACTCATCCTCCGAGCTGTCCGCCAAACTGACCCGCAGACAGGACATCAACGAGGGCAACGCAGCTCCTCGACTGACCCGCGTCTTCAATCCCTACACGGAGTTCAAGGAGTTCTCCCGCAAGCAGATTAAGGACATGGAGATGATGTTCAAACA GTACGACACTGGTAAAGATGGCTTCATCGACCTGATGGAGCTGAAGCTGATGATGGAGAAGTTGGGCGCTCCACAAACCCACTTGGGCCTCAAGAACATGATCAAAGAGGTTGACGAAGACTTTGATGGCAAGCTGAGCTTCCGAGAG TTCCTGCTGATCTTCCGGAGAGCAGCAGCTggagagctgcaggaggagAGTGGTCTGATGGCTCTGGCCAGGCTGTCTGAGATCAACGTCTCTACTGAGGGAGTGATGGGGGCCAAAGACTTCTTTGAAGCCAAG ATGCAGGCTCTGTCTGTGGGCAGCAAATTTGAAGCTGAGATtctagaagaaaaagaagaacgcAAGAGACAGGAAggggagaaaagacagagacaagcgGCCTTCAAGCAGCTGCAGTCGGCCTTCTGCTCCTGA